One segment of Triticum aestivum cultivar Chinese Spring chromosome 2A, IWGSC CS RefSeq v2.1, whole genome shotgun sequence DNA contains the following:
- the LOC123190417 gene encoding uncharacterized protein isoform X2 → MDSYDHVQKRLAMATAFKEEIFVGAGLSFGLLDPTTNIIYNTLTASDLCADEIKAVQHRDIAERSLDGLVAFLVSFFRYLADWEAVRYLLLADADLVYAMRLIVHDRCLSFFNINSDTSRSVVRTALMCAARASKHMDPYHLVRTWLSPIRPLEEAVHAIQNDINNFHLCIRPTAPCSQASSHVNATP, encoded by the coding sequence AAGAGGAGATCTTCGTCGGCGCCGGCCTCTCCTTTGGCCTTCTCGACCCGACCACCAACATCATCTACAACACCCTCACCGCCTCCGACCTCTGCGCTGACGAAATCAAGGCTGTTCAGCACCGGGACATTGCCGAGCGCTCCCTGGACGGCCTTGTCGCCTTCCTCGTCTCCTTCTTCCGCTACCTCGCGGACTGGGAGGCCGTGcgctacctgctcctcgccgacgCCGACCTCGTCTACGCGATGCGCCTCATCGTGCATGACCGGTGCCTCTCTTTCTTCAATATCAACTCTGATACCAGCAGGTCCGTTGTCCGCACTGCCCTAATGTGCGCGGCGCGGGCCTCCAAGCACATGGATCCCTACCACCTCGTCCGCACCTGGCTGTCGCCGATTCGCCCTCTAGAAGAAGCTGTGCACGCGATCCAGAATGACATCAATAATTTTCACCTCTGTATTCGACCCACGGCACCATGCTCGCAAGCGTCCTCGCATGTCAATGCAACCCCTTGA
- the LOC123190417 gene encoding uncharacterized protein isoform X1, translating to MRFLLISDCTLGDMNFSNPLVDFGDQNKICNSFRIAGAAAWHPDPVAQAEFISSCKYPFSSPRINAPLDSADVDHITRKMFQGLPAPGSLLRRQSVDMPKLCRRVQYKIDQWMHEYTRISKKVKAALASYREPLYLHVICGVNHNVSGPEYCIDGHKPVYIYQHTHVNFLASRRDGNPELFFAELSNDEAEDGGGKVLCCPVSFPQPRQEEIRCLYCDYEGTKIVHPAMEEFPFKGRDSEFQKMVCGIDPYEDEPCPGVSQFYTNCTIIRTSSTALDCVGHLGVDDRIYTDFDDDSDEEDDSDDYSCESE from the exons ATGCGCTTCTTGCTTATTTCTGATTGCACTCTGGGCGATATGAACTTTTCGAACCCTTTGGTTGACTTCGGTGATCAAAACAAAATTTGTAATAGCTTCAGGATTGCCGGTGCGGCTGCTTGGCACCCTGACCCTGTCGCTCAAGCAGAGTTTATTTCCTCATGCAAGTATCCGTTCTCAAGTCCGAGGATTAATGCTCCACTCGACTCTGCTGATGTTGACCACATTACCAGAAAGATGTTTCAAGGACTCCCCGCCCCTGGCAGTTTGCTGCGGCGTCAATCTGTTGACATGCCCAAGCTCTGCCGTCGTGTTCAATATAAAATTGACCAATGGATGCACGAGTATACAAGAATCTCAAAGAAAGTCAAAGCAGCGCTTGCCTCATACAGA GAACCCTTGTATCTTCATGTTATTTGTGGCGTCAACCATAATGTGTCTGGCCCTGAGTACTGTATAGATGGTCACAAACCCGTTTACATATACCAGCATACTCATGTTAATTTTTTGGCAAGTCGAAGAGATGGAAATCCAGAACTCTTCTTTGCTGAACTTAGCAACGATGAGGCAGAGGATGGAGGTGGGAAGGTTTTGTGTTGTCCTGTGAGCTTTCCACAGCCACGACAAG AAGAAATCCGCTGTCTGTACTGTGATTATGAAGGTACTAAAATTGTGCACCCGGCTATGGAGGAATTCCCATTCAAAGGGCGTGACTCAGAGTTTCAGAAGATGGTGTGTGGAATAGATCCCTACGAAGATGAACCCTGTCCAGGCGTTTCGCAGTTCTACACCAACTGCACTATCATCAGGACCTCGTCCACGGCATTAGATTGTGTGGGACATTTGGGAGTAGATGACCGGATCTATACCGACTTTGATGACGACAGTGATGAGGAAGATGACAGTGATGATTATAGTTGTGAATCCGAGTGA